A genomic window from Arthrobacter globiformis includes:
- a CDS encoding DUF4129 domain-containing protein yields MIAVGLLPGLQGATGLLQRILEPPVQPDRDEARRWAAEELSKREYREAAPNWLETLWQQFLDWLQSVTDGQSPADGPPVAPFIGLGIAILIGVAIILARPRLNARRRAPKEIFDAGTAATAADYRGRAEAAAARGDWAAAVVEQFRALVSSAEDRAVLDPRPGRTADEAAGQLTRAFPAASDKLDAASRIFDAVRYGSGSALPADYAAMVELDSALERLTPSYAEAAPGGLAVPR; encoded by the coding sequence ATGATCGCCGTCGGCCTCCTCCCGGGCCTGCAAGGCGCCACGGGGCTGCTGCAGCGAATCCTGGAACCGCCGGTACAGCCTGACCGGGACGAAGCGCGCCGCTGGGCGGCGGAGGAGCTCTCCAAACGCGAGTACCGGGAGGCGGCACCCAACTGGCTGGAAACCCTCTGGCAGCAGTTCCTCGACTGGCTGCAGTCCGTGACCGATGGCCAGTCCCCCGCCGATGGACCTCCGGTCGCGCCCTTCATCGGCCTGGGCATCGCCATCCTGATAGGCGTGGCCATCATCCTGGCACGGCCCCGGCTGAATGCCCGCCGCCGCGCACCCAAGGAGATCTTCGACGCCGGGACAGCCGCGACGGCCGCCGACTACCGGGGGCGCGCCGAGGCCGCAGCCGCCCGCGGCGACTGGGCGGCCGCCGTCGTCGAACAGTTCCGCGCGCTGGTGAGTTCCGCCGAGGACCGGGCCGTCCTGGACCCCCGGCCTGGCCGGACAGCCGACGAGGCTGCCGGACAGCTGACGCGCGCGTTTCCCGCGGCGAGCGACAAACTCGACGCCGCTTCCCGCATCTTCGACGCTGTCCGCTACGGCAGCGGGAGCGCCCTCCCAGCCGACTACGCCGCGATGGTTGAACTGGACTCGGCGCTGGAACGGCTCACGCCTTCCTACGCCGAGGCCGCACCCGGCGGACTGGCGGTGCCCAGATGA
- a CDS encoding DUF4350 domain-containing protein: protein MLGAQGVTVAQTASFEETMAAARAAGSSGSGSTVLVYDQRGFLAPERLRRLLAETDRLVVVSPRLATLTGLGSTIRQAGVVPGSEQTLQPGCAVADAQAAGDISPDGGFLYTGGTVCYGPAGSSGRGLYATAEKGKLVVIGSTAVISNQFLAANGNAALTLRTLGSQGHLVWYLPGPGDLGGNPAPKTLAELAPAWSAFVAPWLIVVALFAVLWRGRRLGPLVFEPLPVVVKSAETAEGRARLYHEAHDVARAADTLRAGTIVRLASALRVGTAAGFSDVAGPEVAAAAARHLDRNAAEIQQILQHRPATEAQLVRWAQDLVRLEKEVKAR from the coding sequence ATCCTTGGTGCGCAAGGCGTCACTGTTGCACAGACGGCGTCGTTCGAAGAAACCATGGCAGCGGCGCGTGCGGCCGGCAGCAGCGGGTCCGGCTCGACGGTCCTGGTCTACGACCAACGCGGGTTCCTTGCGCCCGAACGGCTCCGCCGGCTGCTCGCAGAGACTGACCGGCTGGTGGTGGTCTCGCCGCGCCTGGCCACACTGACCGGCCTGGGCAGCACCATCCGGCAGGCCGGGGTGGTTCCCGGCTCGGAGCAGACCCTCCAGCCCGGATGCGCCGTTGCCGATGCCCAGGCCGCCGGTGACATCAGCCCGGACGGAGGCTTCCTCTACACCGGCGGCACCGTGTGCTACGGCCCCGCCGGGAGCAGCGGGCGGGGCCTTTACGCCACGGCAGAGAAGGGCAAGCTCGTGGTCATCGGGAGCACGGCCGTGATCAGCAACCAGTTCCTGGCCGCCAATGGCAACGCCGCGCTCACCCTGCGGACCCTGGGCAGCCAGGGACACCTCGTCTGGTACCTGCCGGGTCCCGGGGACCTCGGGGGCAATCCCGCACCGAAGACCCTGGCCGAACTTGCACCGGCGTGGTCGGCGTTCGTTGCTCCGTGGCTCATTGTGGTGGCCCTGTTTGCCGTGCTGTGGCGCGGACGCCGCCTCGGCCCGCTGGTCTTCGAACCCCTGCCGGTGGTCGTGAAGTCCGCGGAAACGGCCGAGGGCAGGGCCCGTCTTTACCACGAGGCCCACGACGTTGCCCGTGCGGCGGACACACTCCGTGCCGGCACCATCGTCCGGCTTGCCTCGGCCCTGCGGGTGGGCACCGCCGCCGGGTTTTCTGACGTGGCCGGCCCCGAAGTGGCAGCCGCCGCAGCCCGGCACCTTGACCGCAACGCCGCAGAAATACAGCAGATCCTGCAACATCGTCCCGCAACCGAGGCCCAGCTTGTCCGCTGGGCCCAGGACCTTGTCCGACTAGAGAAAGAGGTAAAGGCCAGATGA
- the mtrA gene encoding MtrAB system response regulator MtrA has protein sequence MKARILVVDDDEALAEMIGIVLRNDGFEPVFCADGGQALDVFRSSKPDLVLLDLMLPGTDGIEVCRQIRSESDVPIVMLTAKSDTSDVVRGLESGADDYVPKPFKPAELVARVRARLRPGDQKAPETLRIADITIDVAGHLVSRGDERISLTPLEFDLLVALARKPWQVFTRELLLEQVWGYRHAADTRLVNVHVQRLRSKIERDPEAPEVVMTVRGVGYKAGS, from the coding sequence ATGAAGGCACGCATTCTGGTGGTTGATGATGACGAGGCGCTCGCAGAAATGATCGGCATTGTCCTGCGCAACGACGGCTTTGAGCCCGTCTTCTGCGCGGACGGCGGACAGGCTCTGGACGTCTTTCGCTCGTCAAAGCCGGATCTCGTGCTCCTTGACCTGATGCTGCCGGGAACGGACGGCATCGAGGTATGCCGGCAGATCCGCTCCGAGTCGGACGTTCCGATCGTCATGCTGACGGCCAAGTCGGACACCTCCGATGTGGTCAGGGGACTGGAATCAGGTGCCGACGATTACGTGCCCAAGCCCTTCAAACCCGCAGAGCTCGTTGCCCGGGTGCGGGCGCGCCTGCGCCCCGGCGACCAGAAGGCGCCCGAGACGCTGCGCATCGCGGACATCACGATCGACGTCGCCGGCCACCTCGTGAGCCGCGGGGATGAGCGGATTTCGCTGACCCCCCTTGAGTTCGATCTCCTGGTTGCCCTGGCGCGCAAGCCCTGGCAGGTTTTCACCCGCGAGCTGCTCCTGGAGCAGGTCTGGGGTTACCGCCACGCGGCTGACACCCGGCTGGTCAATGTCCATGTCCAGCGGCTGAGGTCCAAGATTGAACGTGATCCGGAAGCCCCGGAAGTTGTAATGACGGTTCGTGGTGTCGGCTACAAAGCAGGATCCTGA
- a CDS encoding AAA family ATPase: MAAPHAPDPVRQALLDVRHEVAKAVVGQDSTVTGMLIALLSRGHVLLEGVPGVAKTLLVRALSAALSLDTKRVQFTPDLMPGDVTGSLVYDAANSEFSFREGPVFTNMLLADEINRTPPKTQASLLEAMEERQVSVDGVSRPLPVPFIVAATQNPVEYEGTYPLPEAQLDRFLLKLTMPLPDRAAEIEVVRRHAAGFDPRDLAAAGIRPVAGADELERARRAVAAVEVSPEVLGYIVDVVRATRAAPSFQLGVSPRGATALLNTSRAWAWLSGRNFVTPDDVKALAQPCLRHRVALRPEALMDGVEVDDVLGSILASVPVPR, translated from the coding sequence ATGGCCGCTCCACACGCGCCGGACCCTGTCCGGCAGGCGCTGCTGGACGTCCGGCATGAGGTGGCCAAGGCAGTTGTGGGCCAGGATTCCACGGTCACCGGCATGCTGATCGCCTTGCTCTCGCGCGGACATGTGCTGCTGGAAGGCGTGCCGGGCGTGGCCAAGACGCTGCTGGTCCGTGCCCTCTCCGCGGCCCTGAGCCTGGACACCAAACGCGTGCAGTTCACCCCTGACCTCATGCCCGGCGACGTCACCGGGTCCCTCGTGTACGACGCCGCCAATTCCGAATTCAGCTTCCGCGAAGGCCCCGTCTTCACCAACATGCTCCTGGCGGACGAAATCAACAGGACGCCGCCCAAGACCCAGGCCTCACTGCTGGAAGCCATGGAGGAACGCCAGGTGTCCGTGGACGGCGTGTCGCGCCCGCTGCCGGTGCCGTTCATCGTGGCGGCCACGCAAAACCCCGTGGAGTACGAGGGCACCTACCCGCTGCCCGAGGCCCAGCTGGACCGCTTCCTCCTCAAGCTGACCATGCCACTTCCTGACCGGGCCGCTGAAATCGAGGTGGTCCGCAGGCACGCCGCCGGCTTCGATCCCCGCGACCTCGCCGCGGCCGGCATCCGCCCGGTGGCCGGCGCCGACGAACTTGAACGGGCGCGGCGGGCAGTGGCCGCCGTCGAAGTGTCGCCAGAGGTGCTGGGCTACATCGTGGACGTGGTCCGGGCCACGCGCGCCGCCCCGTCCTTCCAGCTCGGCGTCTCGCCACGCGGTGCAACCGCGCTGCTGAACACCTCGCGGGCCTGGGCCTGGCTGTCCGGCCGGAACTTCGTCACCCCGGATGATGTCAAGGCGCTGGCCCAGCCGTGCCTGCGGCACCGTGTGGCGCTCCGGCCCGAAGCCCTGATGGACGGCGTAGAGGTGGACGACGTGCTGGGCAGCATCCTGGCCTCCGTACCGGTCCCGCGCTGA
- a CDS encoding DUF7847 domain-containing protein, which produces MSEQDPQHSPSGHEPPGHRPPEHRPPEPSPYGQLPPDRLPPQPAENTAQNAGQNTNQPPTPWAPPQQQPWGAPPQWGSQQPGSFPPSAHQHYGPPHQWGAGTNPAGPPRPNPAVPYPMYAAPPKPGVVPLRPLMFGEIMDGAFQTIRRNPKAMLGAGLLAQALGAVIAGVLPLVTPTSDASAEAWLANLSTSEMAGLVTGVVGGLVLFSLVSVFISVVMQGAMVVPVARSILNRHTGFREMWLLARGRAWALVRLAGIGVAAVLLAAALIALATVLLANSMGTGSLVIVLPLFLAFIAAMIWVSVKLTVSPAVIVVEDVGALDGIRRSWAVTRGSWWRVLGIVLVVSLLVGIIAQIVLIPVTLLSGLLTTVAGSQDPASQTATLQVVAGVATAVVSAAVGAVAFAFQTSVMALLYMDLRMRNDGLDIALLRLLETGNDDGGIPGRGVPVYSSDRNRGPSQPGAYQQGPYHRGPYQPGPHQQGPHQPGHHQTGPYGNSAGWPPPPGPPPTMPG; this is translated from the coding sequence TTGTCAGAGCAGGATCCGCAGCATTCGCCGTCCGGCCATGAACCACCCGGACACAGGCCGCCTGAACACCGCCCGCCGGAACCCTCCCCATACGGCCAGCTGCCTCCGGACCGCCTGCCACCGCAGCCCGCCGAAAACACCGCCCAGAACGCTGGCCAGAACACCAACCAGCCCCCTACGCCGTGGGCTCCGCCGCAGCAGCAGCCTTGGGGCGCACCCCCGCAGTGGGGCAGCCAGCAGCCCGGCTCCTTCCCACCCAGCGCCCACCAGCACTACGGGCCGCCGCACCAGTGGGGCGCAGGCACGAATCCCGCCGGTCCTCCAAGGCCGAACCCCGCCGTTCCTTATCCCATGTACGCGGCCCCGCCGAAGCCCGGTGTGGTGCCGCTGCGGCCGCTGATGTTCGGCGAAATCATGGACGGCGCCTTCCAGACGATCCGGCGGAATCCCAAAGCCATGCTCGGGGCAGGCCTGCTGGCGCAGGCACTGGGCGCCGTGATCGCCGGCGTTCTCCCGCTGGTCACGCCGACCTCCGACGCGTCCGCGGAGGCCTGGCTGGCGAACCTCAGCACTTCCGAGATGGCCGGCCTCGTCACGGGCGTGGTGGGCGGCTTGGTACTTTTCAGCCTGGTCTCCGTGTTTATCTCCGTGGTGATGCAGGGGGCCATGGTGGTCCCTGTGGCCAGGTCCATCCTCAACCGGCACACCGGATTCCGGGAGATGTGGCTGCTGGCACGCGGCCGGGCCTGGGCGCTGGTGCGCCTGGCCGGGATCGGGGTGGCAGCCGTGCTGCTGGCGGCGGCCCTCATCGCGCTGGCCACCGTGCTGCTGGCCAATTCGATGGGCACAGGGTCGCTGGTCATCGTACTTCCGCTGTTTCTGGCCTTTATTGCAGCCATGATCTGGGTGTCCGTCAAGCTGACGGTCTCACCTGCGGTCATCGTCGTCGAGGACGTGGGAGCGCTGGACGGCATCCGGCGTTCCTGGGCCGTCACCCGCGGAAGCTGGTGGAGGGTCCTCGGCATCGTCCTCGTGGTGTCGCTGCTCGTGGGCATCATTGCCCAGATCGTCCTCATCCCGGTCACGCTGCTCTCCGGGCTGCTCACCACCGTCGCCGGTTCCCAGGATCCGGCCAGCCAGACGGCCACCCTGCAGGTGGTGGCCGGTGTGGCCACGGCGGTTGTGTCTGCCGCCGTCGGCGCGGTGGCGTTCGCCTTCCAGACATCGGTCATGGCCTTGCTTTACATGGATTTGCGGATGCGCAACGACGGACTGGATATCGCTCTGCTCCGGCTGCTGGAAACCGGGAACGACGACGGCGGCATCCCGGGCCGCGGCGTGCCCGTCTACAGCTCGGACCGAAACCGCGGGCCTTCCCAGCCCGGGGCCTACCAACAGGGCCCTTACCACCGCGGCCCCTACCAACCTGGGCCCCACCAACAGGGTCCCCACCAGCCGGGGCACCACCAGACCGGCCCATACGGAAATTCAGCAGGCTGGCCGCCGCCCCCGGGGCCGCCGCCGACGATGCCGGGATGA